Proteins from one Neodiprion fabricii isolate iyNeoFabr1 chromosome 5, iyNeoFabr1.1, whole genome shotgun sequence genomic window:
- the LOC124182436 gene encoding aspartate aminotransferase, mitochondrial-like isoform X2, which yields MLKIGEAYNQDPNTDKVDLSAGVYRDELGQPWVLPCVRQAEKKIAAKKLHKEYLPIDGSADFCLNSVKLVLGDDSELIKQGRIAAVQGVAGIGALRVWLEFFSKFHRGPNEVWISDPSYAAHAPILGHLGPVKMYRYYNYEKKCFDYEGVLQDISNMPEGSIILLHPSAHNPSGVDPSPEQWAGISRAIKRGRLFPLIDMAYQGLASGDLDEDATSVRIFARDGHQFALVQTYSKNLGLYGERVGSLSFVTASADEAARVRSQLKIIIRTMYSCPPVNGVRIANEIFTDPDLKRQWIKDLKTMTDRINSIRKALKNELDKTGTKLNWDHVTNQIGMFCFTGMTPEQVKRMREKYSVYASTDGRICMAGVNSRNVELVARALHDATK from the exons gcggagaaaaaaatcgcgGCAAAAAAACTCCACAAGGAATACCTTCCCATTGACGGTTCCGCGGACTTCTGTTTAAACAGCGTCAAGCTGGTGTTGGGAGATGATTCCGAGCTGATAAAGCAGGGGCGA ATTGCGGCGGTACAAGGAGTTGCCGGTATCGGAGCACTTCGCGTAtggttggaatttttttcaaaatttcacagagGCCCGAATGAGGTCTGGATCAGCGATCCAAGCTACGCTGCTCACGCGCCGATATTGGGGCATCTTGGACCGGTGAAAATGTACCGGTATTACAATTACGAAAAGAAATGCTTCGACTACGAGGGAGTTCTTCAAGACATATCG aATATGCCCGAAGGGTCGATTATCCTGCTTCATCCGTCCGCGCACAACCCCAGCGGTGTGGATCCGAGCCCGGAACAATGGGCGGGAATTTCAAGGGCGATAAAAAGGGGGCGATTATTTCCACTGATCGATATGGCGTACCAGGGCTTGGCAAGTG GCGACCTGGACGAGGACGCTACTTCCGTCAGGATTTTCGCTCGCGATGGCCACCAATTTGCACTCGTGCAGACCTATTCCAAGAACCTGGGACTTTACG GAGAACGCGTCGGTTCCTTGAGCTTTGTCACTGCCAGTGCGGATGAAGCTGCCAGAGTGAGATCCCAGCTGAAGATCATCATTCGTACGATGTACTCCTGTCCCCCTGTAAACGGTGTACGGATTGCGAACGAGATCTTCACCGATCCAGATCTAAAAAGGCAGTGGATCAAGGACCTGAAGACCATGACAGACAGGATAAACTCCATTCGAAAGGCGCTCAAGAATGAGTTGGATAAAACCGGCACGAAACTTAACTGGGATCACGTTACCAATCAGATTGGAATGTTTTGTTTCACGGGAATGACTCCGGAACAG gtcaAAAGAATGAGGGAGAAGTACAGTGTTTACGCATCGACAGACGGCCGGATATGTATGGCCGGTGTGAATTCCAGAAATGTTGAACTCGTTGCCAGAGCACTGCACGATGCTACAAAGTGA